The Pagrus major chromosome 10, Pma_NU_1.0 genome contains a region encoding:
- the ufsp1 gene encoding ufm1-specific protease 1, with translation MDQKFVEAESEGIDWGGRGATEGEETSKTLSKNVHTCLPYPLTDSVKCSLIKGDYLYFHYGCDGQDDRGWGCGYRTVQTMASWLCHNWFPLKDKHRPPPSLPEIQQALVTMGDKPGSFSCSREWIGTFEASLVLDYFYDVPCKLVHVRGGGAELEQVAVGELHQHFEKHGSPVMMGGDRDNSSKGILGVCTGDSGSYLLVVDPHYYGCQLEKTELQRRGWVAWKRVSSLDQSSFYNLCMPQTAKK, from the coding sequence ATGGATCAAAAGTTTGTGGAAGCGGAATCTGAGGGGATTGACTGGGGAGGACGTGGAGCTActgagggagaggagacgagCAAAACCTTATCAAAGAATGTCCACACCTGTCTTCCTTATCCACTGACAGACTCTGTTAAATGTTCTCTAATAAAAGGAGACTATCTCTACTTCCACTATGGCTGTGATGGACAAGATGACAGAGGCTGGGGATGTGGCTACCGCACCGTTCAGACAATGGCTTCCTGGCTGTGTCATAACTGGTTTCCACTTAAGGACAAACACAGACCTCCACCAAGCCTCCCAGAAATCCAGCAAGCCTTGGTCACAATGGGGGACAAACCAGGCTCGTTCTCCTGCTCCAGGGAGTGGATAGGAACATTTGAAGCCTCCCTGGTCCTTGACTATTTCTATGATGTGCCCTGTAAGCTGGTACATGTCAGAGGTGGAGGGGCAGAGCTGGAGCAGGTTGCAGTGGGAGAGCTCCATCAGCACTTTGAGAAGCATGGGTCTCCAGTCATGATGGGAGGGGACAGGGACAACTCTTCTAAGGGAATATTAGGGGTGTGCACAGGGGACAGTGGGAGCTACTTGTTAGTAGTTGACCCTCACTACTATGGATGTCAGCTGGAGaagacagagctgcagaggcGTGGGTGGGTGGCGTGGAAAAGAGTCTCATCTCTGGATCAGTCTTCATTTTATAATCTGTGTATGCCTCAGACTgccaaaaaatga
- the LOC141003377 gene encoding endonuclease domain-containing 1 protein-like has product MKPPSENCALPLAAVLSLLTCVLLQGAQAGVVGDFNHAERCKDSLYMGTPPRGYLSTSFKKICQRYEDKPRYVTLYDPQKHIPIYSAYTFKKSDGEKKVDFPWMFEAQLASEKSSSNMEPFPQSSSMHMNFEDSQAVLEDYADVVQYERGQLNPDEHQADPLDKASTYSLTNVVPQIREFNLGPWAEHQDIIRKRLNNYCRGKAFVVTGVTTSGHTIRRNNLDRVAVPEYMWSAYCCTEFDQNAPYFVRYKFPVFAAYGLNDRVNNHMVEVPLKNLEKFLKGRMDVDKNFQIFYNDCVPDN; this is encoded by the exons ATGAAACCTCCATCAGAAAACTGTGCCTTACCCCTGGCAGCTGTTCTGAGCCTGCTGACCTGTGTACTGCTGCAGGGGGCCCAGGCAGGAGTAGTGGGGGACTTCAACCACGCCGAGCGCTGTAAGGACTCTCTGTACATGGGCACCCCGCCCCGAGGCTACCTCAGCACTTCCTTTAAGAAGATCTGCCAGAGGTATGAGGATAAACCCCGTTATGTCACCCTATACGACCCGCAGAAACACATCCCCATCTATTCTGCCTATACGTTTAAGAAGTCAGACGGGGAGAAGAAGGTGGACTTCCCTTGGATGTTTGAGGCCCAG CTGGCTTCAGAAAAGAGTAGCAGCAACATGGAGCCCTTCCCCCAATCTTCAAGCATGCATATGAACTTTGAGGACTCCCAGGCAGTCCTGGAGGACTATGCTGATGTGGTTCAGTATGAACGTGGCCAGCTAAACCCTGATGAGCATCAGGCTGACCCTCTGGACAAAGCCTCCACCTACAGCTTGACGAACGTGGTACCCCAGATCAGGGAGTTCAACTTGGGCCCCTGGGCAGAACACCAGGACATCATCCGCAAACGTCTCAACAACTACTGCCGTGGCAAAGCCTTTGTGGTCACAGGGGTCACCACTTCTGGCCACACCATCCGTCGCAACAACCTGGACCGAGTGGCTGTACCAGAGTACATGTGGTCGGCCTACTGCTGCACCGAGTTTGACCAAAATGCACCATACTTTGTGCGCTACAAGTTCCCTGTGTTCGCAGCTTATGGGCTGAATGATCGTGTCAACAACCACATGGTGGAAGTTCCCCTCAAGAACCTGGAGAAATTTCTCAAGGGAAGGATGGATGTTGACAAGAACTTTCAGATTTTCTATAATGACTGTGTGCCAGATAACTGA
- the LOC141003378 gene encoding endonuclease domain-containing 1 protein-like codes for MALWAQTAFLLVNIITSAVRGRVEKELSPECREFLYMATTPTGLEHNSLQFICQRYNKKPRYVTLYNTVDHIPVYSAYTFKRSDGEKCVDVPWMYEPQLSTVSDTDEMQPFPRGYMHMNFEDAQAVLDDYTDAILYERGSLNPDEHQDDPDDKASTYTLTNVVPMVPDFSNRVWNKQEHIIRKRLNNYCRGTAYIVTGITTSGKMIRRENMNRIAVPTYLWSAYCCVDYDHNTPFNERFKFPSYAHYGLNEEENNEVVEISVPKLKEFLKKTTYVAQNFQIFVGDCVPPASSKTE; via the exons ATGGCACTTTGGGCACAGACGGCTTTCCTTCTTGTCAACATAATAACATCAGCAGTGAGAGGGAGGGTGGAGAAAGAGCTGTCTCCAGAGTGCAGAGAATTCCTCTACATGGCAACAACACCGACTGGCCTGGAGCACAACTCCCTCCAGTTCATTTGTCAACGTTACAACAAGAAGCCACGCTACGTGACGCTGTACAACACTGTGGACCATATACCTGTCTACTCTGCCTACACCTTCAAACGCTCAGATGGAGAGAAATGTGTGGATGTCCCATGGATGTATGAACCCCAG TTATCAACAGTGTCTGATACAGATGAGATGCAGCCTTTCCCACGTGGTTATATGCACATGAATTTTGAAGATGCCCAAGCTGTCCTGGACGATTACACAGATGCCATCCTTTACGAGCGCGGTTCCCTCAACCCAGACGAGCATCAGGACGACCCTGATGACAAAGCCTCCACCTATACCCTCACCAATGTCGTGCCCATGGTGCCCGACTTCAGCAACAGAGTCTGGAACAAACAGGAGCACATCATCCGCAAACGGCTTAACAACTACTGCCGCGGGACAGCTTACATCGTCACAGGCATCACCACCTCAGGGAAGATGATCCGCCGGGAAAACATGAACCGCATTGCAGTGCCGACGTACTTGTGGTCAGCTTATTGCTGTGTTGACTACGACCACAACACACCTTTTAACGAGCGCTTTAAGTTCCCATCTTATGCTCACTACGGCCTCAATGAGGAGGAGAACAACGAGGTGGTGGAAATCTCTGTCCCCAAGCTGAAGGAGTTCCTCAAGAAAACAACTTATGTAGCCCAAAACTTTCAGATCTTTGTAGGTGACTGTGTCCCACCAGCCTCCAGTAAAACTGAATAG